A segment of the Halococcus saccharolyticus DSM 5350 genome:
TCGTGGGCGGTGCCGGCAACGTCGCCCAGACCGTGCCGACGCTCGCGGTGATCGCGCTGGTCTTCCCGATTCTCGGGCTCGGCTTCCTCCCCTCCGTCGTGGGGCTGTTCGTCTACGCACTCCTGCCGATCCTGACCAACACCATCGCGGGGCTCGAAAGCGTCGACGAGAGCACCGTGAACGCCGCCCGCGGAATGGGGATGAGCGACTGGAAGATCCTCCGGAACGTCCGGCTGCCGCTCGCGCTCCCCGTGATCTTCGGGGGCATCCGGACGAGCGTGGTGCTCAACGTCGGGACCGCCTACCTCGCGTACTTCATCGGCGGCGGCGGGCTCGGCGTCTGGGTCGTCAGCGGGATCAAACTGTTCAACACCCCGCGACTGCTCGCCGGGGCGATCCCCGGCGCGCTGCTCGCGGTCGCCCTCGACGGCGCGCTCGCGCTCCTCGAACGTCGGCTCGGCAGCAGCGCGACGTCGGACCAGGTCGCGGCCGCGGGCTGAGCGACGCCTCGATATCGGC
Coding sequences within it:
- a CDS encoding ABC transporter permease translates to MSVVSVLVETWSYLVANGDAFLELLREHLVLVFVSELLAIAVAIPLGVLAIRNDRVRTVVGGAGNVAQTVPTLAVIALVFPILGLGFLPSVVGLFVYALLPILTNTIAGLESVDESTVNAARGMGMSDWKILRNVRLPLALPVIFGGIRTSVVLNVGTAYLAYFIGGGGLGVWVVSGIKLFNTPRLLAGAIPGALLAVALDGALALLERRLGSSATSDQVAAAG